The Chiloscyllium plagiosum isolate BGI_BamShark_2017 unplaced genomic scaffold, ASM401019v2 scaf_6850, whole genome shotgun sequence genome segment NNNNNNNNNNNNNNNNNNNNNNNNNNNNNNNNNNNNNNNNNNNNNNNNNNNNNNNNNNNNNNNNNNNNNNNNNNNNNNNNNNNNNNNNNNNNNNNNNNNNNNNNNNNNNNNNNNNNNNNNNNNNNNNNNNNNNNNNNNNNNNNNNNNNNNNNNNNNNNNNNNNNNNNNNNNNNNNNNNNNNNNNNNNNNNNNNNNNNNNNNNNNNNNNNNNNNNNNNNNNNNNNNNNNNNNNNNNNNNNNNNNNNNNNNNNNNNNNNNNNNNNNNNNNNNNNNNNNNNNNNNNNNNNNNNNNNNNNNNNNNNNNNNNNNNNNNNNNNNNNNNNNNNNNNNNNNNNNNNNNNNNNNNNNNNNNNNNNNNNNNNNNNNNNNNNNNNNNNNNNNNNNNNNNNNNNNNNNNNNNNNNNNNNNNNNNNNNNNNNNNNNNNNNNNNNNNNNNNNNNNNNNNNNNNNNNNNNNNNNNNNNNNNNNNNNNNNNNNNNNNNNNNNNNNNNNNNNNNNNNNNNNNNNNNNNNNNNNNNNNNNNNNNNNNNNNNNNNNNNNNNNNNNNNNNNNNNNNNNNNNNNNNNNNNNNNNNNNNNNNNNNNNNNNNNNNNNNNNNNNNNNNNNNNNNNNNNNNNNNNNNNNNNNNNNNNNNNNNNNNNNNNNNNNNNNNNNNNNNNNNNNNNNNNNNNNNNNNNNNNNNNNNNNNNNNNNNNNNNNNNNNNNNNNNNNNNNNNNNNNNNNNNNNNNNNNNNNNNNNNNNNNNNNNNNNNNNNNNNNNNNNNNNNNNNNNNNNNNNNNNNNNNNNNNNNNNNNNNNNNNNNNNNNNNNNNNNNNNNNNNNNNNNNNNNNNNNNNNNNNNNNNNNNNNNNNNNNNNNNNNNNNNNNNNNNNNNNNNNNNNNNNNNNNNNNNNNNNNNNNNNNNNNNNNNNNNNNNNNNNNNNNNNNNNNNNNNNNNNNNNNNNNNNNNNNNNNNNNNNNNNNNNNNNNNNNNNNNNNNNNNNNNNNNNNNNNNNNNNNNNNNNNNNNNNNNNNNNNNNNNNNNNNNNNNNNNNNNNNNNNNNNNNNNNNNNNNNNNNNNNNNNNNNNNNNNNNNNNNNNNNNNNNNNNNNNNNNNNNNNNNNNNNNNNNNNNNNNNNNNNNNNNNNNNNNNNNNNNNNNNNNNNNNNNNNNNNNNNNNNNNNNNNNNNNNNNNNNNNNNNNNNNNNNNNNNNNNNNNNNNNNNNNNNNNNNNNNNNNNNNNNNNNNNNNNNNNNNNNNNNNNNNNNNNNNNNNNNNNNNNNNNNNNNNNNNNNNNNNNNNNNNNNNNNNNNNNNNNNNNNNNNNNNNNNNNNNNNNNNNNNNNNNNNNNNNNNNNNNNNNNNNNNNNNNNNNNNNNNNNNNNNNNNNNNNNNNNNNNNNNNNNNNNNNNNNNNNNNNNNNNNNNNNNNNNNNNNNNNNNNNNNNNNNNNNNNNNNNNNNNNNNNNNNNNNNNNNNNNNNNNNNNNNNNNNNNNNNNNNNNNNNNNNNNNNNNNNNNNNNNNNNNNNNNNNNNNNNNNNNNNNNNNNNNNNNNNNNNNNNNNNNNNNNNNNNNNNNNNNNNNNNNNNNNNNNNNNNNNNAATCCCTCATTTACCTTGCCGAGCCTAGGATGCACTGAAGGGCACTGCATGCCATCGCTGCTGTCCCATTTCACGTGACCCTTTGCAATCTCCTGAGAAGTAAACAGAATTGAATTGTCGAAGCTTCAGGCTTcctgcaattttattttattttaggtgGTTGTCAGATGGTTAGACTGTAGTCCGTGTGACTTTCCTAAATCTGATATTGCCGCAGCTCCAGTTATGCAACAGCGTCTGCGGTCGGACCCTATACCATCACTGTTAAACAGACAGACCAAGATTTATATATAGATACAAGATTTCGAAGGTTGAGTGTTAGTCAGTCACTTGGTGTTTATTAACCGCTGTCTTTACTGGTACAGTTCATAACACGTGGTGGCAGCATCCATCCGAACCCAGCGCTGTGTTGACCCCTCTAGCCGAGAGATAGGACGCTGAGCTGTTCGCTCGAATCCGGCCAGCGctgagtgttgtgtgtgtgtgtgtgaaagactGGGTTCCGCGCACCATGCACGGCCCTCAGGGTTAGTGCAGTTTAATGCAGAGATGAACAGGCAGGGCAGAATGATTCGGGCGGACGCGTGGTGCACCATAGTACAAGTGTGGCTgttaaatggggtgggggggcggaAGGTGGTGGTTTCTTGGGTGTAAGAGAGGGAGGGGGTGCGGGCAtggatctgaaattcagataaggACAGAACTGGAACAGGTAATTTCAGATTGATTAATCTTCCGCGAGGAAGGAATGGTTAGTCTGAGGATGCGAGCAGAAGACAAGGGGTAACAGTAAATTTGTAATTTGCCATTCTTGTATTTGACCTGGTGAGGGCAAGAGTTTGCACAGActgtccgtctctctctctctccactcaaAAAAAAGATATTCAACTCAAAAAAGGATTTGTGTTGGTGTCACTAAGTCCCTGAGAGCAGGATGTGCTTTTTGAGATCAGGATCATAACGATTGCCAGAGGACAATGCAATCCTTCCCGAGCAACCTCGGACTGAATGGGAGCAGGTCCAGCGCACAATAGCCTGACACCTCTTCCTATTGTATGTCCGGGCAGATAGGAAAGGGGAGGGgaaaacggggggggggggggggggggggggggggggggaagaagggaGGAGGCTGTCAGTGGTGGAGTCCcttacactccagagaaaaaaaagtgatggTTACACTGAGATCAGATGAAACATCTAAGAGGCAATTACAGCATTTCTTCAAACTACTTGGCTGTCTCTGATCTAACCAAAGTAATGGCAATAATTGGGTCATTAAAATGATGCACTACTGGTTCTCAAAACAGGGCAAAATGATAAACAGGATTGTAACTCAAGTTGCCAGAAATCAAATCTCTAACAGACtttaatatttaatataaaaTTCACTTTTAAATGTGAAGGCCAATGTACCAGATATTAGCAACTGTCAGACTATAAGTTACTGATTTAGTTTCCTGATGATCAAATGGTCAGAACCACATGACTTTAAAGCAGGCAGTAATAGTTCATCTGGTTTTCAGCTGCATTATGTTTGCTGTAAATACACAACTCTTGGTGCCCTTTTCTGGCTTTAGATTTAGCATGACGttaaatgcagatttttttaGTGGTTTAAGAAAACTTACATACAAAAAAACAGCCAATGGTAGCAGGTTGTGGCGAAACCCACAGATGGCCCCCTGGAGGTAGTCAATAAAGCCACTGTCCAGTTTGCAGTCTTCTGTTGTTTTCACAAATGAACACCACTGGGATCCATTCAGCTGCAGCACACTATGACACtagaaaatgagaaaagaaagaagaaacgAGTTGCTTGGCTCACATTCAGTTTACAATATAACAAAACCCATTCCAGTATTTGTTTTCCCCCATAGTAATCTTTCAGGTCTCGGAATCCTGTTAGTGTCCATAAGCAATTAGATGTTAGTCTTAATGTTAATGGCCAAGGTGGGAAAGCAGATTTCAGTTAAGATTTTTGCAAGTTATAATAGATCAATGGCAAAAAAAAGGTAGTTTTAAAATGTTGCCAATAAATCTTATTAGGTCtaacagcaactgtggagagaaagcagagttaatgttttgacccCTGGATCAAAAACAcattctgctttcactccacagatgctgtcagcccagcagagtctctccagcaacttctgcttgtgtttcagacttccagcatccgcagttctttaagAAAATGTTGCTGGTGTGTTTCAGCCACTAAAGAAGAAGTCAGCTCCATCTTAAGTAGCAATCACTACTGATTCAGCCTATACAACTTCTGGAAAATAGCCAACTAACATTTGATCAACTTATTTAAAACTGACTTTTGATTACAAACATTTCGAAACAGGACTTTAGAGCGAGAAGCAGAGTAATGACAATATACAGCTTTAGAGTTCTGCCAGGAGCAACTAGTCACTTCCAGTTTAAACAGCACACCCATCAGTTGCTTTAAGCACTTGACTTTTGCAAGGTTCTCCATTACTTGGATGGTCTCCAGTTTCTACACTAATTCCACCATGGCTGGTCATTGCTTCATTAAGTGGAAATTGTATAGTTCTCATTAAAAGAAGTTCAATAAATATTATAATAATCTACCACAAAAGCAGGCAGGGTACATTTGGAAGAGATTACCCCTCCCATAACTCACTTTCCAGTTGATGGTTCAGTGTCATTCTCTACACTTGCCTGAAAGCGTAGATTACCTTTCCTTCAATCTCTACCCTTCATGTCATAACTGACTCTGCCTTCAATATCTTCATTTCTGGGGATTGTCAAACAACCATATATTCAATAGAAGCTTAGTGCTTCCCACATCTTCCTTCATTGCACTCCTCAACCCTTACTTTCTGTTGAGAAAATCTGACAAATGTTTACCATACTAGTATTTAAGATCAatcactttgtttaaaaaaaaaaagattgctCACACCATGCTTGCTCCATTTCCAATGGAACGTCTCATCTGCTGTCTGCAGATGGATAATAGCATTCTCCTCATCCTCACCTCCCACAATCTTTTATTTGATCGCTCAACCAACACCATTTCCAAATGGACTTCTCATTTCAGCAATCCAAATAAACAGTTCTGTGAACATAGCACTTTTTCATGCAACTGCAGAAAATATATCACTTGTAACCTCATTTGTCAACTTAAACACATTCTAGATGAAAGGATACTTAACtagacaggaaagcagattattagGAGCGGTGATAGATTGAGAAAAGGGGAGGTACACCATTTGCTGAAAGCAAGCATACAGATGCAACAGCAAAtgctatgttggccttcatagcgaaaGGATTTGAAGTGCAGGAACAGGGatgttatgctgcaactgtacagggccttaATGAAATCATATCTGGGAGTATCATGCAGAGTTTAGTTTTCTGATGACAGATGTTCAGGTTGAGATAGTACAAcaatcctgaagggcttatgcccgaaacgtcgattctcctgctcctcggatgatgcctggcctgctgtgtttttccagcaccacatttttcaactctggtactccagcatctgcagtcctcactttctcatagtacAACAATCAATCATTTACCAGAAAGATTCATGGTATGGCAGGGctggttttttttgaaaaaagaatgaACAGCTTGGttaagattatattcactggagttgtgGGGGGTGTGGAAAAGGAGGGTGAAAGTATGTGGTTGGAGAGAATCAGAAACCTATGAAATTCGCAGCaaggtaaacacaggaagaatattcctgatgaccaTGGAGTCTAGAACTGGGAGAGGGGGGGGTAGGTCATTTTATAACAAATGGGGAGACATTTCATTTCTTCTCCCAGCTGAATGCGGAAGCTGTTAAAAGTCAAAATAATGACTATTCAAAAGTTAAACATAATCCTTTGAGCGTTTTAGCACAGAGAACGtgagaacagggtactgagttgaacAATCAGCCACAATTATTAAATAGCAGAACCTAATAGTTACATGTTTCATTGCCTAAGCTGGTTATTTTGATGTTTCACTTTGGTCTGATGCAGAGATCCTACGGCTGGCCTCTTACATTGTTCCAAAGACTAAAGTTAAACTCGAGGAACCACAATCCTTTAATCGGTGAGGTACTTCACAAACTTCCAGACTCCCTGTAACCCCGGTCTTGATACTCTTTTGCTCTGGGCAATAGCTGTTCATCATTTGCCATTCTCACATCCTCAACTCTGGGCTCTTTTCTCATCTCAGTACTGCTCCCTTAGCCAGCAACTAGTCATGTAATCTCCCATCTTCTATCCAATCACTTCTActttttgtaaaaagaaaattcaCACTTCCCCACCCCTTCCACTTCCACTTAAAATTTCTAATTCTCTTGTTATTCTAAAAAGGGGACAGAGTAACAAGTTAACTTTCCTTCTATTGCCCAGCATTTTAGTATTGGTTGTATTTTCCATTCATGCTTTAATTCACATGATTTTTATCTACATCCTGCTTGGATGATGTCAAAAGATTCATTCCTAAAAGTGATAGGACAAACATCTAGTGGCAAGGCCATTAAAACAATtattgtcacttttttaaaaaagtgacattaaGGGCAAGTACTTGCAGTGTTCTACTAAGGTTGGAGGTTTTTAAAACCTTAAACTGTCAGTCTTAGCTCAGTAAtaactttctcatccaagtccgAACATTTTGTTTCATGTTCCACTCCAAAAGCAATATGTACATAATCCAGATGGCAATTAGGGCAACACTATTAAACAGCATTTTGGCCAAATAGGAGCAAGTCTAATTGTTTTATTCCTTCAAGAACAGTGTTGCTTCAGGAGCAGAATATGCTAATAAGCCAAGGACTAGCTTGAAACCACATGACCGACTGCTACATGCAGGCTATTTGTGGCTGCACTTCCTGCTTTACATGAGTGGTCATACATTTCAATTATGAAAGTACTTTGGCTCAGAACCCCTACAgcttggaaagaggccattcagctcactgaaTCTGGTACGACCCTCTGAAAAGAATCCCACCTGGATCCATCCCcacacaatgttttaaaaaacccatggctaatccacagcctacacatccctagacactagaGCAATACATGGCCAATCCTCTTAGCCTGCCCACCTCTGTGCAGGCAGGAAGAATCGCATGCAGGGGAAAATgacgactgtgcaaactccatacaagactggaatcaaacccaagtccctggtgctgtgaagagGCAGTGCTAATCACCGTGCCACCATGTCAGCCTAAAAATGttaatgatgtggaagtgccagtgttggattggggtggacaaagtttaaaaaaaaaatcacaacaccaggttatagcccaacaggtttttgaaagtacaagctttcagggtGCTGCTAGCTACCTGAAAGAGCAGCACTCagattgtactttcaaataaacctgttggactataacctgatgttgtgtgacttttaactaaaACACTTAAAGTCATCCTGAAGGTTACAAAAGTTGTATAACTGAACACCTTTAGCACTCAGCAATCTGGGGCTCAAAAAAATTGCTACCCTTTAATGAGGATGGGGAGAACCAAGACATGATTAAAATGTAGTATTCTTACCTAAAACTGAAATCAGTCAACTTAGAATAAATTATTATTCATTTGCTTATTGAATATAAAAAGCAAAATCAATTTATATTCAATAAACTATATTATAATGTGAACATTAGATTAAGctggagcaaaaaaaaaacatgcaagttaggaaacaaagtttaaaagtcTGACGAGCCACCATCTAAATAACGCAAGTTTGCTTTCACTAATTCTTTGGCAGTGGCCCAAGTACTGAACTTTTTAAACCTAGGTTTAATTGCAGGTATTATGCCATTACTGCAAAATGCCTCAAACCAGTTCTGGACTGgttgaaaataaaaatttaacCAAATTATTTCTGCACCAAGTCAGAAACCATACTACTTCTTCCAGTCACATTCCCATGAGGACAACATATAGATGTCAAGCCAAGGATCTATTTTacagggagtgggggtggggaaggaggaaagagagaaggGAAGCCAAGGGAAAAGTGGAAATCAGAAGTCagatttgtacagcacagaaacagaccctctgatccaactcatccatgccgaccagatattctaagaTTAATCCAGTCCCGTCTCCCACTaatccttcatattcatgtacccatccagatgccttctaatgTTGTAACCCACTTCCAccagcagctcatttcacacatgcaccaccctcagaggagttaccccttaggtcccttttaaatatatgccttctagttttggacacccccaccccagggtaaacaCTTTTGGTATCTATTTAccttacccctcatgattttataaaaaggtcacccctcagcctgcaacactccaggaaaattagccccagcatattcagcctctttaTCGCtcaaaccccagcaacatccttgttaattttttttttttaaaaaaccctttcaagtttcagaacatcttgcctatagcagagagaccaaaactgcacgcagtattccaaaagaggcctaaccaaatATCCTGCACAGCCCCAACATCACCTGCcaattcctttactcaatgcactgaccagtgcaagatataccaaacaccttcaccatcctgtctacatgcgacttcactttcaaggaagtacGAACAGACACTCCAAGTTtatttgctcagcaacactccaagaattttttaaaaaataccacGGGAGATGCTTGGCCAAGATCGAAACAAGGGATCAGTGGTTTCCTGGACTTGGCAAACTGCATGCATTGCACTAACCACAACGGAAGTCCTGAGCAACTTGAATTAGGTTCACTTCAGCAGCAATTGTGACAAAAAAGCTAATTAGAGATATCCATACATCATAAAAATACCCTACTTAGTTGCAGTAAACTTAAGCACAAAAAGCTCTTTTCTGTATGTTCAGAGTCAAAAAAGTACGGTTCCTTCAACATGTAGCTTCACATTCTGTATATTGCATTAGGTTTTCTGTATTATATGTTACAAAGTACCTCCACAACAGCACTGGTCCCTCCTATAAGCAGCAGATTAAATGCACTTTCACTGCCGTTAAGAGCGCTCTTGGAAGAGCGAGGTTCACTTTTTCCTACAGCGGTTCCAACACGATATGATTCAGCCGTCATCTGGGGCGCAGCTACAATACACGCGATAGCCCAGAACAAGAGGGAGCAACAAGCCACGGCCGCATTGCCGCCTGTCATTACTGGAGGTCGATATCTAGAGAAGGGTTAAAAATAACTCGAATTCAGGTAGAGAACGAAGCCACAAAATACAATCCCGGCGTCCACACTCTGGTTCAAATCTCAGGTGAGCACACCAGGAAGCATATACGCTGCTACtaaaagtcctggggaaatcCACCTCATAACATTACTCCATAAACAAGCTGATACGCATTTCAAAATCAGAACCACTTCCCATTCCTAATGCATTTGCAAAACGTGTAAATCTAATCGTCCTCCTTATGAAAAACGCCGACAAGAGGGCTCAGCGAAATAGGCTTGTACCTCATACCAAACTGACCGCCTCTCTGCTACCAGCTCAGCTCCAAACTACATCATCGCTTCTGCTCCCTCCCCCTATTTAAAGACGCCGTGCACATTATCATACCCAACTCGGGGCAGGGACCGGTTCAATCTCTCTTATCTATGTTTACAGCCGTGCTAAACATGGAGAAAAATACATATACACATTAAGGTGTCATTTTATCAACTTGCAATCACTGAACAGACTCAGACTTAGAGGTAGTCTGCCAAGTTAATTCCCAATTCACTGGATTTTCTTGTTACTTTGGGGGCAATGAAAACACATGCTTCAGACATCACGTTCaaaatataaatacaaaataGTGCAAACCAGCAACTGGGTTCATGTTGATTTAATTACACTGAGGCTGGATGGTCATGCAATGTCAAGGCAATGGGGGACTAATGGTCAAGTGGTCAGTGTCCAGCTGGCCAGGATCTGATGGTTAGTTCCCAGGATGCTGATCATCAGTGCTCAGAGTCTGGGAGGATGGTACTTGGAAGGAGAATGGTCAGACCTCAGTGTCCAGGATTTGATGATGATAATGACCAGTTTTCTGTGTCCAGGTGACCAATACTCTGTGCTCAGTGTCCTCAGGGATGATGGTCAGTGTTCAGTGTCCACGGACCTatgggctttaaactaaatagagcTGTGGGGGAGCATTCCAGCAAAGGAGTACGTAGGTTTACAAAGCAAAAGGATATGGCAACAATGCAGGCCAGCGACTTAGATGATACTCAAAATGTGACAGGGAGGAACAGTGTACAAAAAAGGCAGCAAATAGGTCAAAGGCAGAAAATGGTAAAGAAAAGAagcaaaattaatggctctttgCTTAAATACATGTAGTATTCGTTACAAAATAATTGCATGAATAAAAGCATGATCTTGTAGTCATTACAGAGACACGGGTTACAAGGACATCAAAGCAAGGATCTAAGCATGCAGGAGTATATGACATTTTGGgaggacaggcaggaaggaaatggTTGTGGGGTAGTTTTATTAATACAAGATGGAATAAGTATGCTAGCAAAAATGATGTTGGattggctgtgctcttccagcaccactgatccagaatctggtttccagcatctgcggtcattgtttttacaccatTTTGGgaggacaggcaggaaggaaatggTTGTGGGGTAGTTTTATTAATACAAGATGGAATAAGTATGCTAGCAAAAATGATGTTGGATTGGAAAATGTAGAATCCATATGGGTGGACTTGAGTAA includes the following:
- the LOC122548093 gene encoding mitochondrial sodium/calcium exchanger protein-like, which encodes MRYRPPVMTGGNAAVACCSLLFWAIACIVAAPQMTAESYRVGTAVGKSEPRSSKSALNGSESAFNLLLIGGTSAVVECHSVLQLNGSQWCSFVKTTEDCKLDSGFIDYLQGAICGFRHNLLPLAVFLLPEGAVLKDGVVFIGEMSAQANGNWTCEATNAIGTGVGRLEVLLRPSDA